The genomic stretch TTTTTGAGGAAATAATTGAAGAGCCAAACATTAAGAAGTATCTTGATTTTTTAAAATATCACCATAATGAAACATATGAACACTCATTAAGAGTTGGAATGTATTCTACAATTATTGCATTCAACAAATTATTAGAGATTAATCAAGTAAGACTTGCAACAATATCTGGACTTTTTCATGATATAGGTAAATTAGGAATTCCAAAAGAAATATTATCTAAAACTACTAGTCTTAATGACAAAGAAAGGGAGATTATGAAAAATCATTCAAAACTTGGGTTTGATTTTTTATTAAGTTTTCCTGTTGATATAAGAAAAATAATAATTGCCCATCATGAATATGATGAATTCCAATCTTATCCAAGAAAACATCATGTTGAAGAAGGAACACTTAAATTAAGAGAAAATAATTCAATAATTGACACAATTGCACAAATTGTTGCAATTTGTGATGTATATGATGCATTATTAAATGAAAGGTCGTATAAAGATGCATATCCTAAAGAAAAAGTAATTGAAATGTTAAAAAATCCCAAATATTTATGGGACCAAAATATAATACTAATTCTCGAAGAAAATATTTAATTTAATTATTCGAGAAACTCAACAATGATAATTTAAAATTCTCAAGCAGATTTTTATTCTAAAAATTCGACATCATCAACAATTCCATCTGAATCTAAATCTATACCTTCAACTACTTTACTTTCGATTTTTGAGTCAAATATGTTCCCACCTTTAATATTAGAAAAATATTTTAAAAAAGATAGAATTGCAGACTTTGTACCTGCATTCCTAAGTCCTGCAACTATGAGTATTTTTTTATCTTTATTATAAGGATTAGATATTTTATTAATAATTCCAATTTCATCATTAAAATATGTTTTTTTAGTTATATTAGAATAAATTCCTTTTTTTTCTTCATCAAAAAATATTGGCATTTGGTCATTAATCTCCAAAGTTACCTTATTAACAATTGGGCCTCCTATAACAATTAAATTATTATCCTCAATTTGTTTTTGAGAAATTTCAGTATCAAGCATTACTTTACTATTAGGAACATAATTTAGAAAACTACCTAAAAAAAGTGCAAGGTCCATACCAAAATATCCGTCTCTTGAACGAGCTTTTTGAGGTCCATGAGGATCAGGAGAACCAACAACTATAATTGAATTTAATTCACCTTTCTCAATAAATGGATTAAGATAATTTGATTCTTTTTCATGAATACTCGTAGTTTCTCTAAAATCTTTAAATCTAAAAAAAAATGAATCTGAAGAAGTAGTATAAAAATTCGCATTTGTTCCATTAATATTTTCTTTTCTTTCTATTTCAATTATTTTAGTTTTTTCTAGCTTTTTAATATAATAATAAATATTTTGTTCATGAACATTTAAGGCCTTTGCAATTTGTTTTGGGTACATAGGTTCTTCAGAAATTAATTTTAGGATTTCACGAATAACTTTATTATTTAAATTTTCAATATTCTCAATGTCAATTTCACAAGTATCTAAAGCATAATTTTTATTTTTCTCTTCTTTTAATATTTTCATAGTTAGTATTAGTTTCAATCTTTTATAAATTTATTCATAATAGTATTATGATTTTTTTAAAACCCTTTATAAGCTAAAAATCTTTAGTAATAAGTATTATGAAATTAGTAAAAAATTATAAAGTTAATATATTAAGCTTAAATTTAGCAAAAGAGTTTATAAGTAGTAAATTTTTTAGATTAAATATGCAAGATTTACATTCTAAAAAAGGTTTAAATAATATTTCTCAATTAGAATTTAATAGAAAAAATTTAAGAGGTTTATTTTAGAATGTGTGGAATAATAGGTAGGTTATCTATAAATAATCTAGATCCAAGAAAAACACTTGAAGGAATCAAAGAATTAGAGTACAGAGGTTATGATTCATATGGTATTTTAATGTATAATTGTTTAACTGAAGAAAGTATCTATGAAAAAAATATAGGTGAACTTGATTTCATGGATTTTCATAAATTTTCAGACATAAAAAGCAATATTGAATTAGGACATACAAGGTGGGCCACCCATGGTGGAATTTCAATAAATAATGCCCACCCTCAATTTGATTCATCAGAAAATTTTTTTGTAGTTATGAATGGAATAGTTGAAAACTTTTCAGAGGTTAGAGAAAGACTCAAAAATTTTGGTCATAAATTTATCTCCGATACAGACACAGAAGTAATTCCAATGCTATACTCTTATTTTTTTGAAGATTTTGGTGATATACGAAAAAGTTTAATTGAAGCCTCAAAAAAAGTAATTCAAGAATTACAAGGGGAATTTTCATTTCTATTAAAATATAAAAATTATGTACTTGGATATAAAAATATTAATCCTTTAATTTTTGGTATAGGTAATGACGAATTATTTATTTCAAGTGATTCAAACTTAGTTCAAAAAAATTCTGAGCTACATTTCATATTAGATGATGATGAGTTTTTTTTGGCATCAGTTATAGATAATAATTTATCTT from Candidatus Woesearchaeota archaeon encodes the following:
- a CDS encoding HD domain-containing protein, yielding MNARTFFEEIIEEPNIKKYLDFLKYHHNETYEHSLRVGMYSTIIAFNKLLEINQVRLATISGLFHDIGKLGIPKEILSKTTSLNDKEREIMKNHSKLGFDFLLSFPVDIRKIIIAHHEYDEFQSYPRKHHVEEGTLKLRENNSIIDTIAQIVAICDVYDALLNERSYKDAYPKEKVIEMLKNPKYLWDQNIILILEENI
- a CDS encoding S-layer protein produces the protein MKILKEEKNKNYALDTCEIDIENIENLNNKVIREILKLISEEPMYPKQIAKALNVHEQNIYYYIKKLEKTKIIEIERKENINGTNANFYTTSSDSFFFRFKDFRETTSIHEKESNYLNPFIEKGELNSIIVVGSPDPHGPQKARSRDGYFGMDLALFLGSFLNYVPNSKVMLDTEISQKQIEDNNLIVIGGPIVNKVTLEINDQMPIFFDEEKKGIYSNITKKTYFNDEIGIINKISNPYNKDKKILIVAGLRNAGTKSAILSFLKYFSNIKGGNIFDSKIESKVVEGIDLDSDGIVDDVEFLE